TAGGAAATGCCGCCCGCCTCCGGCGCTTCCGTCAGCGCTTCGGTGTACTTGTCGACCGCCTCGCCATAGCGCTTCTCGGTGTAGGCTTGCGTCCCTTCGCGGTTCCGCGTCGCCGCCTGGCGCGGCACGCCCCCGGTGAGTAGCAGAGCGCAGAGCAGGCCGGCGACGGCGAGATCCGGCCCGGTGCGCCGGCGGCGCCGGGCGGGCAGGAGGAACTCGGTCATCAACAGGAGCACCGCGATCCCGAGGGGCCACTGGAAGCGTTCCTCGTAGCTCGTCGCCACGCGCCCTTCCAGCTCCTTCTTCTCGATTTTCTGCAGCTCGTCCGCCACCACGGTGAGCTCGAGCCCCTGCGGCGTGCTGCGGAAGTACTTGCCGCCGGTTTCCTGCGCCACGGAGAGCAGCGTGGCCTCGTCGAGGCGGGTGCTCACCACGTGGCCGCTGCGGTCCTTCTTGTAGCCCGCCACGCCGCCACCTTCGTCCCGCTCCGGGATCGGTTCCCCCGTGGGCGAGCCGATGCCGATGGTGTAGATGACGAGACCTTCCTTCTTCGCTTCCTTCGCCTCTGCCAGCACATCCCCTTCGTGCCCTTCCCCGTCGGTGACCAGCACCAAGGCCTTGTGCGAGTCCTTGCCGGCGACGAAGGCCGCGCGGGTTCGGGCGATGGCAGCCGCCAGGTTGGTCCCCGCGGTCGAGACGCTGTTCGGTCCGAGGGATTCGAGGAGGAGGAGGACGGTGCCATGATCCAGCGTCAAGGGGCAGACGGTGTAGGCGTCGCCGGCGAAGGCGACGAGGCCGAGGCGGTCCCCTTGCATCCGGTTCACGAGATCGGAGATGCCGCGCTTGGCATGCTGCAGCCGGTTCGGACGCATGTCCTCGGCGAGCATGCTGGACGACACATCCACTGCCAGCATGAGATCGATGCCGCGCCGCTTCATCATCACCATCTCACCACCCCACTGCGGCCGCGCCAGCGCCAGCACCACGAAGGCCCACGCGGTCAGCACCAGGCCGATCTTGAGCCACTCGCGCTGCGGGTCGTAGCCCGGAGCCAAGCGGCCGAACAAT
This sequence is a window from Candidatus Krumholzibacteriia bacterium. Protein-coding genes within it:
- a CDS encoding VWA domain-containing protein yields the protein MNQSLQFGAPGQLWLLLLVPAALLLLLLGWRLRRQARSTWAGQLFGRLAPGYDPQREWLKIGLVLTAWAFVVLALARPQWGGEMVMMKRRGIDLMLAVDVSSSMLAEDMRPNRLQHAKRGISDLVNRMQGDRLGLVAFAGDAYTVCPLTLDHGTVLLLLESLGPNSVSTAGTNLAAAIARTRAAFVAGKDSHKALVLVTDGEGHEGDVLAEAKEAKKEGLVIYTIGIGSPTGEPIPERDEGGGVAGYKKDRSGHVVSTRLDEATLLSVAQETGGKYFRSTPQGLELTVVADELQKIEKKELEGRVATSYEERFQWPLGIAVLLLMTEFLLPARRRRRTGPDLAVAGLLCALLLTGGVPRQAATRNREGTQAYTEKRYGEAVDKYTEALTEAPEAGGISYNLGNALYREQHYQDAATALARAAQGQDPSLRHRSLHNLGNTFFKMGKLPEALQAYRQALAARPDDRDTKINYEKALRLAQQQEQQQQKQPKSGDKKDEEKNEQEQQQQQKENEQQQQQQQQEQNGGEQKEQNQPQEQKTESAADSVGVPEGELRPEEAMRILEAMRDREKELQKEKAEKARLRARRVDKDW